Part of the Gallalistipes aquisgranensis genome, GCCGGAGTTCACGAAGTAGACCGAACTCAGCGGATCGGGCAGCAGCGAGGCGATCCGGGCGGCATAGCGCACCTGGGGCGATTCGACGATCTCCCCGTAGACCATGATGTGCATATAGTCGGCCGCCTGCCGCTGCACGGCACGCACCACATCGGGATTGGAGTGCCCCACGTTGCTGACCGAAACGCCCGAAATCAGGTCGTACCAGCGCCGGCCGTCGGGACCGTAAAGGAAGACGCCTTCGGCACGCGCCACCTCGATCATCAGCGGATCGGCCGAAGTCTGTCCCACATGTTCCAGAAACTGTTTTCTAAGTATCGTCATTTCTCTTTCGGATTATTCGTTTTCCGCGAAGCGGGAGAGTATCCGCTCCGAATCGCGCACCGAAGCCATCATCCAGCGGAAGAGCAGTTCGGCGCGTTCCCGCTCCCCGATCCTCCACTGCGCGCCGCACGCGCGGATGCGCTGCGTCAGCACATGGAGCAGCACGGCGGCCGAGGCCGAGACGTTCAGACTCTCCACGAAACCGCACATGGGAATCCGCACGAAGTCGTCGGCCGCCTCGATCACCTCCCGGCTGATGCCGGCATGTTCGGTGCCGAACACCAGGGCCAGCGGACCGCTCTCCACGTCGAGCGTTTCGGGTGTACGGTCGCCCGCATGGGGCGTGGTGGCGACGATCCGGTACCCCCGGCGGCGCAGGTCGGCCAGCGCACCGGCGGTCGATGCGTGGCGGTGCAGGTCGAGCCACTGGTCGGTTCCCCGCACGATCCGCGTATTGGGGCGGAACTTGCAGAGGTTTTCCACGGCATGCACGTCCTGAAGGCCGAACGCCTCGGCACTCCGCAGCAGGGCGCTGGCATTCTGGGGATGGAACGTGTTCTCGGTACAGAACGTGAGGTAACGGGTACGCATCTCCGCCACCCGGCGCAGGGTTCCCTCCCGTTCGGGAGTCATGAACCCGGACAGATAGGCGACCCGCGCATCGTACCACGCCTGCGGTCGGCCCGCCCACCGCTCCCGGTCGTTTTTCGGACGGAAAGCTTCGGCTGAGATTTCGTTATTTTCGGTATTTCTCATCTTCGTCGAGCAT contains:
- a CDS encoding TrmH family RNA methyltransferase, coding for MTPEREGTLRRVAEMRTRYLTFCTENTFHPQNASALLRSAEAFGLQDVHAVENLCKFRPNTRIVRGTDQWLDLHRHASTAGALADLRRRGYRIVATTPHAGDRTPETLDVESGPLALVFGTEHAGISREVIEAADDFVRIPMCGFVESLNVSASAAVLLHVLTQRIRACGAQWRIGERERAELLFRWMMASVRDSERILSRFAENE